One genomic region from Granulimonas faecalis encodes:
- the carB gene encoding carbamoyl-phosphate synthase large subunit yields the protein MPVRADIRKVLVIGSGPIVIGQACEFDYSGTQACRALKGLGIEVVLVNSNPATVMTDPSMADRTYVEPVTPACVAKVIERERPDALLANMGGQTALNCAVALAEEGVLERFGVEVIGCDIESIKVGEDRELFAAAMADIGLECARSEVGRTVGECLAVADEIGYPVVVRPAFTLGGAGGGVARDAGELAAVAAEGLSLSPVSEVLVERSVEGWKEIEMEVVRDGAGNGVVVCSIENLDPMGVHTGDSITVAPCQTLTDTELQHLRDCSLAVLERVGVACGGSNVQFAVNPEDGRVLVVEMNPRVSRSSALASKATGFPIATCAALLAVGLTLDEVVNRVTGATPACFEPALDYCVVKVPRFAFEKFEGASCELTTRMKSVGEAMALGTTFEEALQKALRSLEQGHTGLDRPAGADAAGAGELADLVAEPTPDRVFWLAEALRRGWDPGRVAALSGVDPWFVCRIADIVAAEGRIASLGLAGLDAPLMLAAKQLGFSDVQIGALTGQAEDTVRALRRILGVVPCVKTVDTCAGEFAAATEYHYLTYRAGGATEHREAARPRVMVLSAGPNRIGQGIEFDYCCVHAVQALSAMGYETVMVNCNPETVSTDFDTSDRLYFEPLTFEDVMNVVEVERPCGVVVTLGGQTPVNLAGRLKRAGVPILGTQPEAIDLAEDRDRFAALLDRLGVECPPSAVASTLAEAAEVAARIGYPLIVRPSYVLGGRGMAIVYSADELGTYVSQAASVSPDRPLYLDAFLEDAVELDVDALCDGTDVYVGSVLEHIEECGIHSGDSACCWPPFSLSDAVVGRVRDITRRLALACGVVGPLNVQYAVKDDRVLVIELNPRASRTVPFSSKATGVPLAALAARVMAGEPLAAMGLPDEEREPGYFAVKESVMPWSRFPGSPVTLGPEMRSTGEVMGVAPTFPEAYAKTREAIDYRLPEGGTVMVSVCDRDKRSVAPVALALTGLGYNLVATRGTAKTLHAAGIPCEEVKRVAEGHPNILDRIRGGEVAFLINTPHGESSRGDGVLLRGEAVARGIDLVSTMSGAVALVQAVSAARRGGAGPVALQDLA from the coding sequence ATGCCCGTGCGCGCAGACATCCGCAAGGTCCTCGTCATCGGCTCCGGCCCCATCGTCATCGGCCAGGCCTGCGAGTTCGACTACTCCGGCACCCAGGCGTGCCGCGCCCTCAAGGGGCTGGGCATCGAGGTGGTGCTCGTCAACTCCAACCCCGCCACCGTCATGACCGACCCGTCGATGGCCGACCGCACCTACGTGGAGCCCGTGACGCCCGCCTGCGTGGCCAAGGTCATCGAGCGGGAGCGGCCCGACGCCCTGCTCGCCAACATGGGCGGCCAGACGGCCCTCAACTGCGCCGTGGCCCTCGCCGAGGAGGGCGTGCTCGAGCGCTTCGGCGTGGAGGTGATCGGCTGCGACATCGAGTCGATCAAGGTGGGGGAGGACCGCGAGCTCTTCGCCGCCGCCATGGCCGACATCGGGCTCGAGTGCGCCCGCTCCGAGGTGGGCCGCACGGTGGGGGAGTGCCTGGCGGTGGCCGACGAGATCGGCTACCCCGTGGTGGTGCGCCCCGCCTTCACGCTGGGCGGCGCCGGCGGCGGCGTTGCCCGGGACGCGGGGGAGCTCGCCGCCGTCGCGGCCGAGGGCCTCTCGCTCTCACCCGTGTCCGAGGTGCTCGTGGAGCGGTCCGTGGAGGGCTGGAAGGAGATCGAGATGGAGGTGGTGCGCGACGGCGCCGGCAACGGCGTGGTGGTCTGTTCCATCGAGAACCTCGACCCCATGGGCGTGCACACCGGCGACTCCATCACCGTGGCGCCATGCCAGACCCTCACCGACACCGAGCTCCAGCACCTGCGCGACTGCTCCCTCGCCGTCCTCGAGCGCGTGGGCGTGGCCTGCGGCGGCTCCAACGTGCAGTTCGCCGTGAACCCGGAGGACGGCCGCGTGCTCGTGGTGGAGATGAACCCGCGTGTGAGCCGCTCCTCGGCCCTGGCGTCCAAAGCCACGGGCTTCCCCATCGCCACGTGCGCCGCGCTCCTCGCCGTGGGCCTCACGCTCGACGAGGTGGTCAACCGCGTCACCGGCGCCACCCCGGCGTGCTTCGAGCCGGCCCTGGACTACTGCGTGGTCAAGGTGCCGCGCTTCGCCTTCGAGAAGTTCGAGGGCGCGTCCTGCGAGCTCACCACCCGCATGAAGTCGGTGGGCGAGGCCATGGCGCTCGGCACCACCTTCGAGGAGGCGCTGCAGAAGGCCCTCCGGTCGCTCGAGCAGGGCCACACCGGCCTGGACCGCCCCGCCGGCGCCGACGCCGCCGGCGCCGGCGAGCTGGCCGACCTCGTGGCCGAGCCCACCCCCGATCGCGTGTTCTGGCTCGCCGAGGCGCTGCGCCGCGGCTGGGACCCCGGCCGGGTGGCGGCCCTGTCGGGGGTGGACCCGTGGTTCGTCTGCCGCATCGCGGACATCGTGGCGGCCGAGGGGCGCATCGCCTCGCTCGGCCTCGCCGGGCTCGACGCGCCCCTCATGCTCGCGGCCAAGCAGCTGGGCTTCTCCGACGTGCAGATCGGCGCCCTCACCGGCCAGGCCGAGGACACCGTGCGCGCCCTCCGGCGGATCCTGGGCGTGGTGCCCTGCGTGAAGACCGTTGACACCTGCGCCGGCGAGTTCGCCGCGGCCACCGAGTACCACTACCTCACCTACCGTGCGGGCGGCGCCACCGAGCACCGCGAGGCCGCGCGCCCGCGGGTCATGGTCCTCTCGGCCGGCCCCAACCGCATCGGCCAGGGCATCGAGTTCGACTACTGCTGCGTCCACGCCGTGCAGGCCCTCTCGGCCATGGGCTACGAGACCGTCATGGTCAACTGCAACCCCGAGACCGTCTCCACGGACTTCGACACGAGCGACCGCCTCTACTTCGAGCCGCTCACCTTCGAGGACGTCATGAACGTGGTGGAGGTGGAGCGCCCCTGCGGCGTGGTGGTCACGCTGGGCGGGCAGACGCCGGTGAACCTCGCCGGGCGCCTCAAGCGCGCGGGCGTGCCCATCCTCGGCACCCAGCCCGAGGCCATCGACCTCGCCGAGGACCGTGACCGCTTCGCCGCGCTCCTCGACCGCCTGGGCGTGGAGTGCCCGCCCTCGGCCGTGGCCTCCACCCTCGCGGAGGCGGCCGAGGTCGCGGCGCGCATCGGCTACCCCCTCATCGTGCGTCCGAGCTACGTGCTGGGCGGCCGCGGCATGGCCATCGTCTACTCAGCCGACGAGCTGGGGACCTACGTGTCCCAGGCCGCATCGGTGAGCCCCGACCGGCCGCTCTACCTGGACGCCTTCCTCGAGGACGCCGTGGAGCTGGATGTGGACGCCCTCTGCGACGGCACCGACGTCTACGTGGGGTCGGTCCTGGAGCACATCGAGGAGTGCGGCATCCACTCAGGCGACTCCGCCTGCTGCTGGCCGCCCTTCTCGCTCTCCGACGCCGTCGTGGGGCGGGTGCGCGACATCACGCGGCGCCTGGCCCTCGCCTGCGGCGTGGTGGGCCCGCTCAACGTGCAGTACGCCGTCAAGGACGACCGCGTGCTCGTCATCGAGCTCAACCCGCGCGCCAGCCGCACGGTGCCCTTCTCGTCCAAGGCCACCGGCGTGCCCCTGGCTGCGCTGGCGGCCCGGGTCATGGCGGGCGAGCCCCTGGCGGCCATGGGGCTTCCCGACGAGGAGCGCGAGCCGGGCTACTTCGCCGTCAAGGAGTCGGTCATGCCGTGGAGCCGCTTCCCCGGCAGCCCCGTCACCCTGGGCCCCGAGATGCGCTCCACCGGCGAGGTCATGGGGGTCGCGCCCACGTTCCCCGAGGCCTACGCCAAGACCCGCGAGGCCATCGACTACCGGCTGCCCGAGGGCGGCACGGTCATGGTGAGCGTGTGCGACCGCGACAAGCGTTCCGTGGCCCCCGTGGCCCTCGCCCTGACGGGCCTCGGCTACAACCTCGTGGCCACCCGCGGCACGGCCAAGACGCTGCATGCGGCAGGCATTCCCTGCGAGGAGGTCAAGCGCGTGGCCGAGGGGCACCCCAACATCCTTGACCGCATCCGCGGCGGGGAGGTGGCCTTCCTCATCAACACGCCCCACGGCGAGAGCAGCCGCGGCGACGGCGTGCTGCTGCGCGGCGAGGCGGTCGCACGCGGCATCGACCTCGTGAGCACCATGAGCGGCGCCGTGGCCCTGGTGCAGGCGGTGTCGGCGGCCCGCAGGGGAGGGGCCGGCCCCGTGGCCCTGCAGGACCTGGCCTGA
- a CDS encoding VanZ family protein, which produces MLRAFSGPFKLAIALWPLASLALTLPVLALVYHRRGRVTLASLAWSYLAVLYALGVACFTLYPMPEGTSGPGITYGVAPQLHPFAFVGDIRNDGLGAVFQVVANVALFMPFGYMLAYGLRWRVPAVAASGFAVSLLVECAQLTGFFGLYPYAYRTFDVDDLMANTAGALVGLACAKVVGRVVGRGDYVAPPVTHSPGFVRRCVAAVIDLGLCFVGAALAAAVAAFAMWNLLPGSAPGSLEPRLALAGVSVTASNVASVAVGWVFVGSLTALLLVVELLVPVGRHGSTPGGAFVRMSCETRARTGWRRALFYSVRLFVFLCLFTLPCLAPGNWLLVPLVCVALYPFLRSMPYDLLPGAEPVDTALS; this is translated from the coding sequence ATGCTCCGCGCCTTTTCCGGCCCGTTCAAACTGGCGATCGCCCTGTGGCCCCTGGCCTCGCTGGCGCTCACGCTGCCTGTGCTCGCCCTGGTCTACCATCGCCGCGGCCGTGTCACGCTCGCGTCGCTCGCCTGGTCCTACCTCGCGGTGCTCTACGCCCTCGGCGTCGCCTGCTTCACCCTCTACCCCATGCCCGAGGGCACGAGCGGTCCCGGCATCACCTACGGCGTGGCGCCCCAGCTCCACCCGTTCGCATTCGTCGGCGACATCCGTAACGACGGCCTCGGGGCGGTCTTCCAGGTGGTGGCCAACGTGGCGTTGTTCATGCCCTTCGGCTATATGCTCGCCTACGGGCTCCGCTGGCGGGTGCCCGCCGTGGCCGCGTCGGGCTTCGCCGTGTCCCTCCTGGTGGAGTGCGCCCAGCTCACCGGCTTCTTCGGCCTCTACCCCTACGCCTACCGCACCTTCGACGTCGACGACCTCATGGCCAACACCGCGGGTGCCCTGGTGGGCCTCGCCTGTGCCAAGGTCGTCGGCCGGGTGGTGGGCCGCGGCGACTACGTGGCGCCGCCCGTCACCCACAGCCCCGGTTTCGTGCGCCGTTGCGTGGCCGCCGTCATCGACCTGGGGCTCTGCTTCGTGGGGGCGGCCCTGGCTGCCGCCGTCGCGGCCTTCGCCATGTGGAACCTCCTTCCCGGTTCCGCCCCGGGCTCCCTGGAGCCCCGCCTCGCCCTGGCCGGCGTCTCGGTGACGGCGTCCAACGTGGCCTCGGTGGCGGTGGGGTGGGTCTTCGTGGGCTCCCTCACGGCCCTGCTCTTGGTGGTGGAGCTCCTCGTCCCCGTGGGCCGCCACGGTTCCACCCCCGGCGGTGCCTTCGTGCGCATGAGCTGCGAGACGAGGGCTCGCACGGGATGGCGTCGGGCGCTGTTCTACTCCGTGCGCCTCTTCGTCTTCCTCTGCCTGTTCACCCTGCCGTGCCTGGCACCGGGGAACTGGCTGCTCGTGCCTCTTGTCTGCGTGGCCCTCTACCCGTTCCTGCGCTCCATGCCCTACGACCTGCTCCCCGGCGCCGAGCCCGTCGACACCGCCCTCTCCTAG